In Oryzias melastigma strain HK-1 linkage group LG18, ASM292280v2, whole genome shotgun sequence, one DNA window encodes the following:
- the six7 gene encoding SIX homeobox 7, which translates to MFPLPMFTPDQVARVCENLEETGDIERLGRFLWSLPAAVPGSAGEALNRHESVMRARALVAFHVGNFEALYQILQSHRFTRESHAKLQDLWLDAHYREAERLRGRPLGPVEKYRIRKKFPLPRTIWDGEQKTHCFKERTRSLLREWYLQDPYPNPSRKRHLAQATGLTPTQVGNWFKNRRQRDRAASAKNRLQQDPSLLPSEGSTDGSFQERQHHSQRLPTSPQHPGSPEASDCSTETERAGTRASTPEISVSSDSEFES; encoded by the exons ATGTTCCCTCTGCCTATGTTCACGCCGGACCAGGTCGCTCGGGTGTGCGAGAATCTGGAGGAGACCGGGGATATTGAGCGCCTCGGACGATTCCTGTGGTCCCTGCCCGCCGCCGTCCCCGGCTCAGCCGGAGAGGCGCTCAACCGGCACGAGTCGGTGATGCGAGCGAGAGCGCTGGTCGCCTTCCACGTGGGGAACTTTGAGGCTCTGTACCAGATCCTCCAGAGCCACCGTTTTACGCGCGAGTCGCACGCCAAGCTCCAAGACTTGTGGCTGGATGCACACTACAGGGAGGCGGAGAGGCTCAGGGGGCGTCCTCTGGGACCCGTGGAAAAGTACCGCATCCGCAAGAAGTTCCCTCTGCCCCGCACCATCTGGGACGGCGAGCAAAAGACGCACTGCTTTAAG GAAAGGACTCGCAGCTTGTTGAGAGAGTGGTACCTCCAAGACCCGTACCCCAACCCATCCAGGAAACGCCACCTGGCCCAGGCTACAGGGCTCACGCCGACGCAAGTTGGGAACTGGTTCAAGAATCGGCGCCAACGAGACCGCGCAGCATCTGCAAAGAACAG GCTCCAGCAGGATCCTTCCCTTCTGCCCTCCGAAGGATCAACCGACGGCTCCTTTCAGGAACGCCAGCATCACTCCCAGCGGCTCCCGACCTCCCCTCAGCACCCGGGCAGCCCTGAGGCCAGCGACTGCAGCACAGAGACGGAGCGCGCCGGAACAAGAGCCTCCACTCCGGAGATCTCTGTCAGCAGCGACAGTGAGTTTGAGTCTTGA